The DNA sequence ACAATCGCCGTGAAAGTTCTTGATCCGTCAGGAAAAATGGTGATGAGCATTCCAGCAACAACCACTAATGACGGTTCGTTAGATACTGTCATCTCATTACCTAGTGGTCTTGCCGATGGCCGCTACACGGTACTTGCCTCCACTCCTTTGGGACTGCGCGGTAACTATGCTGCCTATTTCTACCTCAAAGATAATGAGGCATGGGCACAATGGAATGAACCACCAACACCGCAAGCTGAGTCTCATGCCTGGAAGTTGTCCTACCCTGAGTTGACGGTCAAGCAACAAGGAACCACCGAAGGCACACTGGTAGCAACGTTGTTTGGTAAGGATCGCGGAGTGCCGCATGGCATCACATACACTCTCGGAACAAACGCACCAACATGGGTAAGCGTTGATGCGAAAACTGGAACAATTACTGTCACTCCAGATGAATACGTTGCCACCCAAAACTACACTTTTATGGTTATCGCAACGCATTCGGACGGCATAAAAGCTGAATTACCAGTAAATGTCGCTGTTCTTCCAGCATCTGCCTCACAGCCTGATTCATACGCTTGGGCATTGTCTTATCCAGATCTCACAATCAAACAGCAAGAAACTGCGAAACTGGATGTTATTGCAACACTATTTGGCAAGGACCGCGGTATGCCACAAGGCATCACTTTCACCGCTGGCCCGCAGATGCCAAGTTGGCTCAACGTTGACTCACAATCTGGAACAATTACTGTTCACCCAGATGAGTACGTTGAGTTACGTGATTATAGCTTTAGCGTGACCGCTATGTATGCAGATGATCTGTACAAAAACATTCCGGTCAATATCAAGGTAGTCGAAGCTGATCCACAAACCAGCTTCCCACTATTCCCGCTTAAGCCGGGTAAAGAGGTTATTCCAGCTCTAACGCTTACTCCTGCCTCACCACAAAATGAGCACGTATCAGAAGCACAACAGAAACAGGCTACCGAAAAAGAACAGCCACAAACGCCTAACGTAGTTACTGCTCAATCAGCGAACTTAGCTCAAACTGGATTTGCCGGATTTGGTCTTGTAGGTTTTGCCTTATTATTCGTTGCTACCGGAACTATCCTCCGGCATAAGCGTCAATCATAACTCGTAATCAGATAGCTAAGTGCGGGGAGTACCATGACGATGTACTCCCCGCACTGTTCGTTACTTCTTAGCTTTCGTTACTTCCTATAGCTTGCCCTTTGGCGAGCAAGTAACGCTCCTGCTACACCGAATACCAAGGCTGTTAACGCTATTCCAAAAGGAAGATTCACGCCAGTTTTTGCCAAACTTCCGCCTGGCTCAGGCGTCTCCGGAGTTGGCGGAACATTCGGAGGAATATGAGTATTAGTAACAACAAAACCAGACAGTACATCACCGCTTACTACTGATGTATATCCGTCAACTGGCTCTTCAACGACCGAGTACTCGATAAGATGTCCAGCCTTCATCTTAACCAGTCCTTCAAACTGTGCTGACCAGTTATTATCTGCGTTTAGCTCACGAGTAATCCCTGTGCGAACGCCGTCAGCAACTAGTTCAACAACTACCCGATCTGGACGTTTACCATTTTGATTGTTGTTACCATCCCATACCTTCGATACGGGCACCGTAACCACATCAGGATTGTTGACAACTTTGACAACTCCGGGAACTGCCATTGACACTAAAACACCATCATCGTTCTTCCCCGCCTGAATAGGAATGTCAAATGCGGTGTAGGGATGAGAAATAACGTATGGCTCTGGAACACTAATCTCTTTTACTAGATACCGCCCCGGTGTTAAAGAAGGTTCTCCAGCAGGTGTAAATATGCCATCGTTATCCGTAACGAAAGTTCCATCTTGAGGGTCAAAATCGTCAAGTTTTATTTGACGTACATTAACTTGCTCGCACTGTTGGGCATCCGTACCATCGCATACTTCTATTTCTTCAGCTCCGGTCATGTCAGGAACACGTCCACACGCCGTCGTCGAATCGTCAACAACCTGATACAAAGCAAATTTTGCACCAGCAATCGGCGCTCCGTCTGGATCTGTTTTCTCGACCCGGAACGTTCCTGGATTCTTCTTGTAAGTGAAGTACAAATACTGTGTTTCTAGTCCTACCGTCTTATGATACGAAAGCTTAATGTTAGGCGCAGACTTAAACTGTGGAATTCCACCCGAATTCATGGAATCAAATATGCCATCTTCTTCTACCGGCAAGTCATTATCCACATATGTATAGCCAGGAATATCCTTCTTTACCGATTCGAATGTTGGCTTGTACGGCAGATCTTTATCTCCATAGTCAAGGAAACTATTTGTTGCACTATCGTAATTCATCACCCGTAAACCCGAAGCTGAAGCCCATGTTCCCGGTTGACGCATGGAGAACTCGTACGGCCAGCGGCCTAAACCAAAACTCCCTGCTCCATCTGCAATCTGTACTTCACCAGAGCTCTGAGCGATACTTGGATATTTTTCTGCCAAGTCTGGATATATGTCTGCACTTTTTTGTCCAGCTAAAACTGGAGCTAAGAATTGCTCTTGCGATTCAAGACACTGAATCGTTGTATATGTGGAGCCTTCTAACGGTCCAGACCATCGTGCTAATGGCCGATGAGGTAGTTTCAGTGCATTACCGTCTGCATCGAGCTGGTCAATTCCCAGGGCCTGCCGATATTCTGAATCCAGCACATAGCGAAAATCAGCATAAGCTGGAATCGACACATACAGGCCATTTGCCTTAGCTCCAATAGAACCGCCTTGAGTATCGCCGGTAGAACCTGTACCGATCGTCATTCCGCCGCCATCACCGAATACTGGCAAATATGCATCCCATACAAATGTATGTTCTTCATTAAACTCAAACAAATCATCGAAGACGACGTGTTTGGGCTCAAA is a window from the Arcanobacterium buesumense genome containing:
- a CDS encoding Cna B-type domain-containing protein: MRLSLGTRQIRMKALAIIGIVASLVTAIIVAVTLPVNAANRPFPKYTLSYQWIHGQVDPQWQPGGGDGDGCLRLDNPQITPLSTFAFRTVINPCDGIRTTMHWFYDQDQQAGDNVAPTNQFRLGVTWQYTRRDTNDPYTWKPVENMMLDGQPIDRDLYDPADQESVVVKKSNGDWSHVPDRPSGFFEPKHVVFDDLFEFNEEHTFVWDAYLPVFGDGGGMTIGTGSTGDTQGGSIGAKANGLYVSIPAYADFRYVLDSEYRQALGIDQLDADGNALKLPHRPLARWSGPLEGSTYTTIQCLESQEQFLAPVLAGQKSADIYPDLAEKYPSIAQSSGEVQIADGAGSFGLGRWPYEFSMRQPGTWASASGLRVMNYDSATNSFLDYGDKDLPYKPTFESVKKDIPGYTYVDNDLPVEEDGIFDSMNSGGIPQFKSAPNIKLSYHKTVGLETQYLYFTYKKNPGTFRVEKTDPDGAPIAGAKFALYQVVDDSTTACGRVPDMTGAEEIEVCDGTDAQQCEQVNVRQIKLDDFDPQDGTFVTDNDGIFTPAGEPSLTPGRYLVKEISVPEPYVISHPYTAFDIPIQAGKNDDGVLVSMAVPGVVKVVNNPDVVTVPVSKVWDGNNNQNGKRPDRVVVELVADGVRTGITRELNADNNWSAQFEGLVKMKAGHLIEYSVVEEPVDGYTSVVSGDVLSGFVVTNTHIPPNVPPTPETPEPGGSLAKTGVNLPFGIALTALVFGVAGALLARQRASYRK